In the genome of Eggerthella sp. YY7918, one region contains:
- a CDS encoding NAD-dependent epimerase/dehydratase family protein — protein sequence MGIREQDLQRIYSALSAEERNKLQGSRVLVTGCAGFLGYYFMNFFAEHGKSLGVHKVIGLDNFMLGKPAWIDRVSEQDLIETYKFDIISDRLDEIPGAVDADFIIHMASVASPTFYRQYPIETLDANIWGLRALLDLYAKKSIKGLLFFSSSELYGDPDPQYVPTNEEYRGNVSATGPRACYDESKRFGETMCMLYAQKYNMPIGVARPFNNFGPGMRINDKRVVADFAQAVLHNRDIEILSDGSPTRTFCYVSDAITGYFKVLLHGAYDYFNIGIDGPEITISDLASIYAKEGMRIMNYSGKVRFARSDEAAYLTHNPQRRCPDISKARKLLGYEPMVKVDEGVGRFLQFIHENEEGEYLW from the coding sequence ATGGGTATTAGAGAGCAGGATCTGCAACGTATCTATAGCGCGCTGAGCGCCGAAGAAAGGAATAAGTTACAAGGAAGCAGGGTGCTTGTTACCGGTTGTGCTGGTTTTCTTGGATATTACTTTATGAACTTCTTTGCCGAGCATGGCAAGAGCCTAGGTGTGCATAAAGTTATCGGTCTCGATAACTTTATGTTAGGTAAACCTGCTTGGATTGATCGGGTGTCCGAACAGGACCTTATAGAAACGTATAAGTTTGATATTATCTCTGATCGCCTTGATGAAATTCCTGGTGCGGTTGACGCAGATTTTATCATCCACATGGCTTCTGTTGCATCTCCTACGTTCTATCGCCAGTACCCCATTGAAACGCTTGATGCAAATATTTGGGGTTTGAGAGCCTTGCTAGATTTGTATGCAAAAAAGTCGATCAAGGGTTTGCTCTTCTTCTCGTCGTCTGAATTGTATGGTGACCCAGATCCTCAGTATGTTCCTACGAATGAAGAGTATCGGGGCAATGTGAGTGCGACGGGGCCGCGTGCATGTTACGACGAATCGAAGCGTTTTGGCGAAACCATGTGCATGTTATATGCGCAAAAGTACAATATGCCTATAGGCGTGGCTCGTCCTTTTAATAATTTTGGTCCCGGCATGCGTATCAATGACAAACGCGTTGTGGCCGATTTTGCTCAAGCTGTTTTACACAATAGAGATATCGAAATACTTTCCGACGGTTCACCTACACGAACGTTTTGCTATGTGTCGGATGCTATAACTGGTTATTTTAAAGTCCTTCTCCATGGCGCGTATGACTACTTCAATATTGGGATCGATGGACCAGAGATAACGATTTCTGACCTTGCTTCCATTTATGCGAAAGAGGGAATGCGCATCATGAATTATTCGGGCAAGGTACGTTTCGCTCGTTCTGATGAAGCCGCATATCTAACTCACAACCCACAACGCCGTTGTCCGGACATTTCTAAAGCTAGAAAGCTTCTCGGTTATGAACCTATGGTGAAAGTAGACGAAGGAGTAGGTCGGTTCCTGCAGTTCATTCACGAGAATGAAGAGGGAGAATACCTATGGTAG
- a CDS encoding UDP-glucose/GDP-mannose dehydrogenase family protein → MVVTVFGLGFVGLTTAVAFADKAGVTVYGLEVNEERKNVISNGELPFYEPGLDEALTRTLNKTFFVDVSVEEAVSKSDCVYYCVGTPYGEDGQADLTYLYSAIDQTLAVLDKEKFTVLVTKSTVPPSTTKELVAAHIEAQGFIVGTHLGIANNPEFLREGHCWEDVTEADRIVLGVSDTKSEKVLRKLYADFSCPVHTVSLNTGEYIKYLSNTLLATLISWSNEMSLIADAIGDIQVAEAFRILHEDKRWGNPTCNMASYAYPGCGYGGYCLPKDTNALYARAKAKGYEPCMLGQTIAVNDAMPRAIAKRIEAAATPDDHIGICGLSFKPGSDDTRDTPAAKIIEILINDGYRNICGYDPLAISEFKRYFDFSIEYAHTLEDVITASDVLVITTAWPEFSNLAEQASGATIIDARYML, encoded by the coding sequence ATGGTAGTCACAGTATTTGGCTTAGGTTTTGTGGGCTTGACTACGGCTGTGGCGTTTGCGGATAAAGCGGGCGTTACTGTTTATGGACTCGAGGTAAATGAGGAGAGGAAAAACGTTATTTCTAACGGAGAGCTCCCATTTTATGAGCCAGGATTGGATGAGGCATTAACCCGAACACTCAATAAAACCTTTTTTGTTGACGTGAGTGTCGAAGAAGCCGTTTCGAAAAGCGATTGTGTGTATTACTGCGTTGGAACACCTTACGGTGAAGATGGGCAAGCCGATTTGACGTACCTTTATAGCGCTATTGATCAGACGCTTGCGGTGCTCGACAAAGAAAAGTTTACTGTTCTTGTAACTAAATCAACAGTCCCTCCTTCGACGACTAAAGAACTTGTTGCTGCTCATATTGAGGCACAGGGTTTTATTGTTGGCACGCATCTTGGAATTGCGAACAATCCTGAGTTCTTGCGTGAAGGACACTGTTGGGAAGACGTAACCGAAGCAGATCGCATTGTTCTTGGAGTTTCTGATACCAAGTCAGAAAAGGTACTACGCAAACTATATGCAGACTTTTCTTGTCCGGTACATACCGTCTCTCTCAATACTGGAGAATATATCAAATACCTCTCCAATACACTTCTTGCAACACTTATTAGTTGGTCGAATGAGATGAGTCTCATAGCGGATGCTATCGGTGATATTCAAGTCGCTGAAGCCTTTAGAATTCTTCACGAAGACAAACGGTGGGGAAATCCAACATGCAATATGGCTTCGTATGCATACCCCGGCTGTGGATACGGGGGATATTGTTTGCCTAAGGATACTAATGCTTTATATGCCCGGGCTAAGGCTAAAGGATATGAACCTTGTATGCTTGGTCAAACTATTGCAGTAAACGATGCGATGCCTCGTGCGATAGCAAAGCGCATTGAAGCTGCTGCAACGCCGGATGATCATATTGGAATATGTGGTCTTTCTTTCAAACCAGGAAGCGATGACACCCGCGATACTCCGGCTGCAAAGATCATCGAAATTCTCATCAATGATGGTTATCGGAATATCTGCGGATACGACCCTTTGGCTATTTCCGAGTTCAAGCGCTATTTCGACTTTAGCATTGAGTATGCACACACACTTGAAGATGTCATTACGGCTTCCGATGTATTAGTCATAACTACTGCTTGGCCTGAGTTTTCGAACCTTGCTGAGCAGGCATCTGGAGCGACCATCATAGACGCACGTTACATGTTATAG